One stretch of Halichoerus grypus chromosome 10, mHalGry1.hap1.1, whole genome shotgun sequence DNA includes these proteins:
- the GPR45 gene encoding putative G-protein coupled receptor 45 has translation MMACNSSSTETYQYLLLNGSNVSDSGVTTPPAPLRISLAIIMMLMIVVGFLGNAVVCIIVYQRPAMRSAINLLLATLAFSDIMLSLCCMPFTAVTLITVHWHFGDYFCRLSATLYWFFVLEGVAILLIISVDRFLIIVQRQDRLNPRRAKRIIAVSWALSFCASAPSLTGRTFVEVPARAPQCVLGYTEFPAERAYVVALVVAVFFVPFGVMLCSYLCILHTVRKNAIRVHNQSDSLDLRQLTRAGLRRLQRQQQVSLDLSFKTKACTTILILFVGFSLCWLPHSVYSLLSVFSRGFYCSSSFYTTSSCVLWLSYLKSVFNPIVYCWRIKKFREACIELLPQTVQILPKVPERIRRRIQPSTVYVCNENQSAV, from the coding sequence ATGATGGCCTGCAACAGTTCCAGCACTGAGACCTACCAGTACTTGCTGCTGAACGGGAGCAATGTGTCGGACTCTGGGGTCACCACACCACCCGCCCCCCTCAGGATATCCTTGGCGATAATCATGATGCTGATGATCGTGGTGGGATTCCTTGGCAATGCCGTGGTCTGCATCATCGTGTATCAGCGGCCAGCCATGCGCTCCGCCATCAACCTGTTGCTGGCCACGCTGGCCTTCTCCGACATCATGCTGTCCTTATGCTGCATGCCCTTCACTGCCGTCACCCTGATCACAGTCCACTGGCACTTTGGGGATTACTTCTGCCGCCTCTCGGCCACCCTGTACTGGTTTTTTGTCCTGGAGGGCGTGGCCATCCTGCTCATCATCAGCGTGGACCGCTTCCTCATCATCGTCCAACGGCAGGACAGGCTGAACCCGCGGCGGGCCAAGAGGATCATCGCCGTCTCCTGGGCGCTGTCGTTCTGCGCGTCGGCGCCCTCGCTGACAGGCCGGACGTTCGTGGAGGTGCCGGCGCGGGCCCCCCAGTGCGTGCTGGGCTACACGGAGTTCCCGGCGGAGCGCGCCTACGTGGTGGCGCTGGTGGTGGCCGTGTTCTTCGTGCCCTTCGGCGTCATGCTGTGCTCCTACCTGTGCATCCTGCACACGGTCCGCAAGAACGCCATCCGCGTGCACAACCAGTCCGACAGCCTGGACCTCAGACAGCTCACCAGGGCCGGCCTGCGGCGGCTGCAGCGGCAACAGCAGGTCAGCCTGGACTTGAGCTTCAAGACCAAGGCCTGCACCACCATCCTGATCCTCTTCGTGGGCTTCTCGCTCTGCTGGCTGCCGCACTCCGTCTACAGCCTTCTGTCGGTGTTCAGCCGGGGCTTCTACTGCAGCTCCTCTTTCTACACCACCAGCTCCTGCGTCCTGTGGCTCAGCTACCTCAAGTCCGTCTTCAACCCCATCGTCTACTGCTGGAGAATCAAAAAATTCCGCGAGGCCTGCATTGAGTTGCTGCCCCAGACCGTCCAAATCCTCCCCAAAGTGCCTGAGCGGATCCGGAGGAGAATCCAGCCGAGCACGGTCTACGTGTGCAATGAAAACCAGTCCGCCGTTTag